TCTTACATAAGTCTATTGTTTCTGATAACTTACAAAATGTTCCATTTCCAGGTCAGTGTCATTTTCATTATGGTAATAAACATGATGAAAATAGATGTGAGAGTTTAGGACTAAAACTTTGATAAAAATTATAGCACCGACTACAGTTCCCAGTACTGCGATGATACTAAATGCAAGACTTATTGTCACCTGCaagaaaaagcaaagaaaaaaatcaaatgaataaacttaatataatgtattaattTCATAATGAACaaaattacattattatactgtacattgatttattttattttgtaactaTTAAAAAACTAATAGCAAAGTCATTTAGAGAGAGATGAATGCAACTCCAGAGACATGTTCTGGAAATTTAAGGGATTAAGACTTATATACTCACTATCTTTTTCGTGATGTTGCGTTCTGACTGTATGTAGAGAACACCGCAAATGAAGTACTGCAAAGTAGAAGATAAACATTAGTAAGAGTTTAAGTACATCATGCAGATAAGCTTTCGATTGTGTGTTCTTCTAACACAAAGAACATGATGCTGTAACACTATCAAAGaactattttaaattaaatgtataatgaAAACAATGTTATTTATAATGCAGAAGCTGAATCGAACCcccggaaatcgaacccccaaccctggaggtatgaggtgaacgtgctaaccactaagccaccgtgcctccctccatccctgagataattaatgtatatatatatattattattattattattattattattattattatattattattatattatacatatttccTTTCTTCCCGATATGCatagtaaattatttttatcaattaaaattgtattgaaattctatttttagtatatttttatttatatggatTCTTTTTTCATGATGCAGGCAGTCAATAAAGCTTTTCACTCCATGTCGGACTGGTCATGTATGTGACATAAAATttgatatttaaatttgtcttgTCAGCCAtgcaaagcaaaataaagtATTTACCATGGTGCCCAGCCAATAGGGGCTATAAGTATCTGTTGATGAATCCAAATCGTCCCCATTCAGAGGAATCCCGAACATGAACATACACAAGCCAAGGAACAAGAGGACAATCTTGTAGataagaaaaagaggaaaacatcATATAGGTAAAATCTGAAAATGTTGGGGATTTTTTAATAGCTTGTATGATTGTATGAAGAGTCAAATAAAATTCAACCAAACTGCAAATGTGTACGAATTTTATTCGGTTCTTATTGAAAGGTTTTGAATGATTACTAAGTTTTGAGGTTTTATActgattatttatcttttacatttactaaaaaaaaaagaagttgaGCACAAAtaattttgtgtaaataaaagtttatagcTTGGAGGTGGGTTTACTTGGCAAAGATGTTCTTAAGTCTTCACTTGTGTAAAATTCGCCATAATCACACAAATTAAATTCCTATCAATTCTTTGTCTCCAGACCTCATTATGTTTTTACAATTTGATACAATAAGGATTTTGTGGCTGTTTGCTCTCTCACCCCAACTGTTTTTGGCTCTCCTCTTAGGAAGCGGTGTAGAGGTTTAGTGCCACCGGCAGTTTGTGTGCTTGGGCCCTCAGTCATTCGCATAGGCTCGATACCTGCATTTGTGTCCATCTCTGTGAAgattttgttaaaaacaaattGAGTAGAACATTTCAGATGCTGAGCTGATTGAAATTGAGAAATGGtctgacaaacaaaaaacattttgactggtctgagctgacagaaaggatGTAGTGACTGAAATATGCAAATAGTACAGCCACGGTGAGTAGAAAATCATTTCAAGATGCTCCAaattgaggtggatgagctacaacagcagaaaatgATGTCAGGTTCCACACTCGTCAGCCAAGACCGAGAATCTGAAGCTATCATGAGCATAGACTTGGACacaaactggacagttgaataTTAGACCAAATGATGTTTATGCTAACCTTCAACTGCCTGGTTTCTGTGAGTATGTGCCCATGATTGCCTTTGAACCCGATATGTTCTTCTGCCGTCTTAATTCATCCTTCTGAAGTTCAATATTTTGTTCACActgacatgcttttctgctcaccacagttgtaaagattGACTATAAATGGTCTCATAAAAAATTTTCCTCTGATTTCTCTTACCAGCGAGTtatttccacccacagaactgaagctcactctatattttttgtttttcacaccattctttGTAAACTCTACCTACTGTGCTGGGTAAAAATCCAAggtaacataacataatagcatcataattaaattaaatttatgaatatattttaacCAGTCCATCTGGGAAGAACATTGATAGCAcaattaaagtcacagagaCTCTTTCTACATTATGAAGTTATAATGAACAGTAACTGACATGTCTAACATACAAAAATCAGGTACTACAtactgtgaaaagaaaaaaacaatcatttaacatttaaccaAACATTTACCTCCAATCGCTTTTACCTCCTATCCAGCCTGGATGTTTGCATCATTAATTAATCTGTGCTGCTGTAATTAGATtgtctatcaaaacattagttttttttttaggtaagaAGCAGTGTATGTTGTGCATAGCGTGTAATGATTTACTGTGCTGTTGTTTGCTTATTCTGTGTTGATTGATATGTTTTATTCATAAGAAGGTCTAGCTAGCTTAGGTAACAAagcattagctagctagcaatgtttatgtttataaagagttatattattatttatattaacaggCCCAACTGAAATGTTACAATGTTCTATCTCGCTAACATACAAACGTACACAACAACTTCACTGGTTCATTATCATATGGATTTGCAGGAAGAATGATttcactttcattcatttttcccAGCAAAATCTAAAAATGCTTTATGATAGGCTTATTAGACTCAGAATAGTGATTTATTAGCAAATCCATTAAATGTCAATCTCGTATATATCCTTTCCCCCCCAATATACTCATTGCATTTCCCACCTCTAGGTGTCTGAGTCCTGACATGTGGTTACTCTGAGACAGGTGAATACACTATATCTTCTGCATAGGGCAGTGAACTCCCCTATTTTAGTGAACTCCCCTAAGTTTTTAGTGAACTTTTTCTCACTTCCTGGCTCAGGAAGGCACAATTCAAATCTGTAACTGTATCTACCAGATCTTtctgttttaaaacattaatcCTATTTATCTGTTTAGTAATAAAGCTATTCCCAAAACTGAAGGCTAAGATATATATGCAAAATTCTGCAACTCTTTTCCAATTTCTGGGGATCTTAAAGATTCCCTGCTTTTGACGAAATGCTATCGAATAAATTAATTCaaagttttaaaaagtaaaagtttatgattacaagaCTTTCATGTTCATGCAAATGTGTTCAGTCTTCTGCTTCAGAGCTGTTCAAGGATGTTTCTAACTTTGAGTTCACTTACACTCCAGACCGgacattacacattacatttGAAATCTAACACATCTGAACAATCCCAACAAGAACATTCTGACTGCAGTGATATATACtaaaatttgcaaaaaaaaccccaaaatgtAACATACCTTCAACTCTCTGTGGGTGAGTAGATTTTAGTGTTTCACAACAGAAAAGAGGGGAGGAGGGAAAGGGGGGATGGTAAAAAAGTGGGACGAGTAGAGGACGGGGTGGAGATTGGGACAGAGTGTTTGagattgtgtacatgtgtgtgtgtgtgtgtgtgtgtgtgtgtgtgtgtgtgtgtgtgtgtgtgtgtgtgtgtgtgtgtgtgtgtgtgtgtgtgtgtgccattcCAAAAGCTTTGCATGAACATAGAGAGTAGAGTAGCACACGTCAGTTAAATGTGGAAAACAGGAAATGGTGTAAggttaggagagagagagagagagtgcgagagaaagagagagagagagaaagagagagagagagagagagagagaaaaggggtgAATAGTGGATGTAAACAAAACCACTGGAGTAGTGAAGTGACACGATACAGCTGGCTCTCACAGCCAAAGGCATTTATGATGGTTTAAGTTGATACAGATGTAGATTTCCAGATGTTCAGTATTCTGCTTTGTTGACCACTAGGACTTAATGATAATATCATGTAATCGGAATGAAAAGTTAATACAGTTTATGATTATACATACATGATTAAAGTTTATCTTCAATAACTAATGAAGTTTACAAATCTTTGAAAAAAGTCCATGAAAATTTGTGAAGATTTGTGAAGTAAAACAAGGAACTTTTTGAAGTGACTTAAATGCTGAATAAGTGCTGCATGTCCCATGATCCTTATAGGTTATAAAATCGTAAAATCAAGACGctattttttttcagtgtgactGAGGATATTGACTACCCCCCTCAACAGAGCTCTTTTTGTTCACTGTAAATAACATTCCTCAAATTTCCTGGGAGCTTCTCCTCTGATCCCACCCAAGTGACTGCACACAGCTGCAGAGGAAACTTTTATCAACTCTATTGTTTGAGCAGGTTCTGAATGGACTTGCTAGTTGGTTTGAATATAGATTTGgatttatttgaataaagaTGGTTCTCAGGCTGACTCTTAAATGGATGTTATAATATGCTCATGTTTTATACAACAATTCATGCTGGAAAAGTGTGACGTGGAGATCTAGAAAAATGTCATGTCTCTACTGTTGACCAGGGCAAAATGAATGTATAATTCTCCTTTGCTCAAAGACAATGGTTAAATAACAAAGTATATatataggtaggtaggtaggtaggtaggtaggtaggtaggtaggtaggtaggtaggtaggtaggtaggtaggtaggtaggtggatagatagatagatagatagatagatagatagatagatagatagatagatagatagatagatagatagatagatagatagatagatagatagatagatagatagataccctTTAAGGGTCACCACAacgaatcatcagtttccacctagCTCTATCCTcttggcatcctctactctcgcatcCATccatatctcctctttgtccttcctcttgatcttttacctggcagctccatctccaacatccttctaccaatataaccatctccctcctatGTACATGTCCacaccatctcaatctagtttctcagtccttgtccccaaaacagccaacctgaactgtctctctgatgtgctcgttcctaatcctgtccatcttcGTCACTCCTatagagaacctcaacatcctcatcccTGCTAcatccatctctgcctcatgtcttttcctcactgctaaagtctctaacccatacagcatagctggtctACTGTCTTGCACACCTTTCCTTTATATCTTGCctacactcttctgtcacacaacactcctgacacttttcgtCACCCACTCCAACCCGCCTGCACTCGCcccttcacctcttttccacactcccatTTCTGGTTAACAATATAAACACCTATTATTAACACATGTACACCTGAATATTGATGCAGCTATCAATCATGTAGTACCAGggtaatacatttattcatgtagatacaggtcaagagcttcaattAATGATCATATCAAAAAGTTAGGAAGAAAATATAATCTCAGTTACTTTAAATATTTCTCAACATAAAAGGACCACCAGGAGAATTTTCCAGGCTTCATCAGTTGACATTGTGCCTAGTGTAGGCTCAGATTCGCAGATGGAACCGAGATGATTTTCTGCTCAGAGTCATGTTAAAGTGTCACTGTAGCTTTCCTGCCATCTTAAACCAGTCTAGTCATTCTCCTCTCATCATCACTATAAACAAGGCATTTCAACTATCAGAACCATTGCCTTTTTCCTAGGAGATCAtcagtttctaaaatactcaaatcaGCTCATCTGGTTCCAACAATCATCCCACAATCGTCAGTAAGatcatattaattaattaccCATTCTGATGATGAGAGTATTAaggatttattaaacaaattcaATTGGAATTCTTTTTGCGGTTATAaaagctgacaaaaaaaaaagaaatactaatAAATCTCATTAATATTAGCACAAGTAAGAGCTTTTGAGTCAGTGttaatacagtactgtacacatgaGACAGTCACTCTTGCAGGTTTTCAGtatcatattttattaaaaattgcattaaaatacaaatttctTGCCACTTACATAGTCAAAAGCAATGGGCCTCATTTTAATATGCAtatgtacaaataaaacaaatattacagagatgtaaaaagtaaaaatctttagatgaaataaaacaaaaatgatattATATGCTTGAATTACAAGATTGAGCAATGTACGTTCACACAGGTAAAATGAGAAATGTTAGAATTCAATCATTTAGCTTCACTCAATCAAATGCTTATCGATTTTAGTCGAGTTGATGTTGTGCTTAGAAATGTATCCTGAAGCTCAGCTTTAACATGCATTAAGTATTAAAATCCAGCAACTGCATTGAACACAGAAACATCGATAAGACATGTGAAAGAGCCacaacataatacaaaaataacttTCAAAAACCCATACTTACATTTTAAACCTCAGATCTCAAGACTTTTCATTATGTCAAATTTATGACAAGAATCTTGTATATGTAACTTGTTTGCAGAAATGATCTATGTATATGAAGCTAGCAAATCTTTTATTGTATGCCTTTATCATAGAGGTGTAGCATcaagttatttttaaatatataatctatCGTATGTTATCCAGCAACCACATCCTAACATCCCCTCACATCAACTGACTTCGTTGCATGGCTTATTGTTATGTACTTTAACATAGAAGCTTGCTTTTCAAGACCTGTGCCAAATGTTTGTGCTATAAAAAAGCTCCAAAATGCAGGAACCACTTCAAAACCAAAAATCAGGTCTTATCGGTGTTTAAAACTATTGCATGTACCATCATATATCACGTCTGGTGGAATTCAGGCTTCTAGATGATCCAAACCGATTGGTCCATGTCTGGCTTAATTCCGTGGCTGTGAGTTAAACTCGTTGCAGATGTTTTGTATGATCTTGGGCACATACTTGTAGAGGTTGTCGAACTCATCCACAAAGAAGGAGTGATCTTTGTCTGGGTCTGTGGCGATGTACTCAAGCTCATCCTGTGCAGCCCAGGCAATGCCGATGGAGTAAGCAATTACACCTGATCAAAGAGTTACAACATGCTTAATGTTTAGTTAATATTAAGAAAAGCCTTTCAGACAAATTCGGATCGAACATTGGCTTGATATGTGCGAATAAATACCAGTGACAAAAACAATAAGACTATAATGTGTATAGTAAAGATCAGGAGATTCACAAAATATGCTGGAATTTCTACGTCTTGGTGTTTTCTTAAttagtacatttaaaaaaacatcataaaaatttAAAAGCTTCTAGCTTATTCCAGCCCAATATGGGATTAAGTTATGGataacttgaaaaaaaattcgGGAATTAAATTTTCGGGAATCTTGACTAACCTAAATTTAAGGAATTGTGACTAACCTTCAGTAGGTTTATGAGATATTTCCCAGGTTCTAAATCttacagtgttgtataatgCTTACCTGAGCGATGTACTGCCAGAGCAGGTGCACGCACATCGTCGTAGGAACGCCCGTCCGTGATGACAATCATGATCTTACGCTTGTTTGGCTTGGACTTGCTGAAGAGCTTCTCAGCAGCATAAGTGATGGCAGCACCCGTACTCGTACCACCACTCCAGTAATTAATATGACGAATGGCATTTAGGACATCAGCCTTGGTGTTATGCTGGCCAAAGGCAAACTCGAGTCGCTGCTCATAAGTGTATTGCACAGCACCAATGCGTGTATCCGTGTCAGAGATCTCGAACTCACGGGTCACGTTGGCCACGAACTGCAGCACCGTACGGAAGTTGCCGGTACCTACGCTGCTCGAACCGTCGATGATGAAAGCTATGTCGTTGGCATTCAGGCATGTCTTACTGCACACAAGCCGGTCTGTGTCACACACGCGTTTCACCAGAGGCTGTGCTGCTTTACGCAGAGCAAACCAGCTGTTCACAGGTAGAGAGAAAAATCCATTGGTCCTGCACACAGCCTGTTAGAATAAATGTACacataaaaataatgacattagCAATTTGTGGTATAATGAAAATGATGAATATAGTTTCTTTTTAAAGACAAATGGCTGAATAAGACTTACATGAAAATTTATACTGTGCTAAGATAGAATTGCATTGAAAAGTGTATACcaagaaaaacccacaatgaAATCGGGGCAAAAATAGGATCCTTATTTAAGATTTCATAATCCTAATATGGACAGTTTCAgtctaattttattttgattctaATATGGAACTACATTGAGATAAATACATTGTTTAATTGACTTTTATGTATGTAGGtgtaaatctatctatctatctatctatctatctatctatctatctatctatctatctatctatctatctatctatgataATATTATTTTGCAAATGTCTCATGCTAGTATCAAGTTAGCTTACCATTTTCACAGGTAGGTGCAGTGCTGCATTAGATCATAAAACTGTTTAGATCAACcagacagcattttttttttaattcatataaaaGTATCTATATATGCCTAAACAGCTATATACCATAACAGCGACATCTTTTTTTCATCTGTAACATTAGCAAATTCTGTTAGCTGGCTAGCTAACTGTTACATTGTACAATCTCCAATAGGCTTTGGGATCTACAAAGATGAACTTCAGCCCACCAACTTGCTTCTCGGACTACAGAATCCTCCATCCACCAAGACTGGGTGCAACAGGATGATTAAAACAAATTGTGCACCATAAAGAGACATGCTATAGTCTATAACTGTAGCATATGACTACAATGTGGACTATCAAGTCAGGTTTGACTTATTAAAAGGCCAGTAAATGTATGCAGTGTTAAAAACCCCAGCAAAACTGATATGCCTgctatcacaacacacactactgctgggGTGAGAATGGCTTGAATATAATCTGATCAGCAGTCGTGTGGTAAATTATTATCACTGAAGTGCACTTAGTACCTGTTAAAATGTCCAGGGAATGTAGCTACAAATTAGTTTCACTTAATAAAGTAGCTAATAAGAAGATATATAAATGAGAGATGTAACAgtatatgacaaaatatttgTGATCACCTGACCATCACGACTAGATGTCTTTTCTGAACATCATATTTAATACcttttctattatattataataaaatctgcTCTTTTTTGGAAGGCTTTCCACCAGATGTTCTATACAAATGCATATAAAGATATGAATCTTTAAATTAGTCTCACTTCTTTTTGTTTACAAAGCTTGCCAGAAATATATACATGGACTCTGGTTTAGACCACGAGTGTGCATCATGACAAATAGAGAACCAACAAGaaggtacaaacaaaaatacctTCTTAAGATGATTACGAAAAGTGGTTCATGTTCTCTGGATGAGAACAATTATGAGCTGATGTGGCTAAGATTCATGTTTTGGGGATTAAAACTTAATAGAAACACAGATATTACACTAATTAATAGAGATGTACAGTAGATTACCTTATCCACAAAATTGGCCTCAACCACATTGTGCTTCTCGCTATCATCTGGACCCTCAATGGTAACAAAAAAGATGTTGATGCCTGATTCCCTTGCTAGTCTTGAAGCTTCCTCTACTTTGTCTGTAGGCCAGCCATCCACCAGCACCACAGCAACATTAGGTGCCCCACCTCGGTTTCCATTAGCATCACTGAAGAAATGCTTGTTGATGTAAGAGAGGGCTTTCCCTAAATCACCACGAGGAGGCAGCAAAGATCCAGTTAATACAATACTAGACAGAATACACAGACCTCCTTTTTCAAATCTAGTCACATTATGGaggtatttgtttttttttccaccctaGGATTGTTTCCAGAGCTCTGGAAAAAAATGAACTCAAACAGAGAGTGAACACAAGCAGAGAAGCACTGAATCAGAAGTAGCAAAggatttttcaaaatattatatttcacAGTAAGATATATTGAAATGTGTAAAGATTCTGGAGATGCAATTCAGTTACAAAATATTTGAAACACATCTtagtattttcttttatttagagGTAGTTTACACTATGTGTAATATATTCATCTTCAGGTGATTCTGAGCTTGTCCTATGCTCACTGGGTGAGGCAAGAGCATACTGCGAATTTGAttccagtccatcacaggacaccatacacacacatttacactcattTTCACACGCATTGACTCAAGTCAGAgctaggggcaatttagagtggcttagtggttagtttGCCCCAGATCACCTGGTTTTGGGGTTTTATTCCTGCctccacactgtgtgtgtagtttgcatgttctatcATCTTTCCTCTGCAGTCCAAACAATTCTCGAAACTGAGTGTGTCTGATTGTACCCTGTAATGGGCTCCCAGTTCCCAGCTACTTGAAATTACTAAAGCATGTATCTATAATATTCCCCTCCAGGCATTTAATAGACTGCAGTTTCAGGTTTTCTCTCCGTCTGACTGATTCCTTTTTAGCATTTGTTAATAGTTTAGAGCAGACCTCAGGTCATTGCAGGAGAAACTACCAGACAATTGGCTTGCATGAAGGTGAGATTTAATTTCTGAAACAGTGTCAGAAGTAAGTGGAAAAATCTGCATTCAGCCAACAGAAACAAAATCACCAGTGTGTAGCGGCAGCCCTGTAATTTACTTAACAgttcacattttaattttagatttaatGTCAACCTTGCATATGTAGATATGGGCAGTGTCGTAGAAATCCAAGTGATaattgtggctttttttttacattcatgcaggtcacaaagcacagagagagagagagagagagagagagagagagagagagagagagagagagagagagagagagagagagagagagagagagagagagagagagaataattttATATCTTTAACCCTATTCGAACGGGATTaattttacgtggggacgtggggataaagtaattattacaagagcttctctgtgattttagtcatttttgtgccatctcggtaatcattacggacaatgtcagtaaagatgaCGGCGAcgtttaccttctgtaaaaaggtccggaaaaattacctcaggtaatactaatcccgtccgaatagacccgctgtaaatatgtattgtaaaattctgtcatttcctgtttaaaagtagtttttggtgtgttttgcaagcatggaggcgcttgaaacaggaagcaacgtaaTACGCACATGACAACAAgaaggttactgtggtgcgtaaagcgagttacccctcccacttctgctagttttactgagatgtcttgtcccgcgCGAATTGGCcagttaatattacagacgtcccgaggtaaaattgcattactccacgtccccgcgtaaaactaatcccgtccgaatagggctttggTGAGGACTAACACGATGAAAATATCTGATCTTTAGctctttaattcaattcaactccTCTTTAGTCTCCACAGGCATagtaaggtttgtgtgtgtgtttgtgtgtgtgtgtgtgtgtgtgtgtgtgtgtgtgtgtgtgtgtgtgtgtgtgtgtgtgtgtgtaagtcactTTTTGTGTGAAACATCATAAATGAATTAATCCCACAAGGCAGCAGTTGCATGATTAAATCCTGTTCTCCAAATTGCTGATGTCTAACCGAAGATAGAGAGACTGTGTTGTACATTGGGGACAATCAGAAGTATCACAGCCAGAAGCATCAGACATAAGTTTCACTTACCCACATTGGAGAGCCCGCCTTTCTGAGCAATCTTGTCAATGGCAGGCTTGAGTTCTTTGGAGTTGTAGAACTGGCGCAAACCGAACTCAGTCACTGGCTCATCCCTTGTGACCCGAAAAGAAAATGGaactcatatactgtatgttctgttgCTTTGCCACTAACTTTCTAGACAAAATGACAATGTCTTACCCGTACTGGATAATCCCCATCATTGGACCATTTATGCCTGCATTGATGACTTGGGAAACCTCAGCCAGGAAGTCTTTCTGGATCTTAAAACGACGTTTTCCGATGCTCCAGCTGCCATCCATGAGGAAGGCGATGTCAACTTTACAGTCTGCAGTGAAAGATACATGCATATCCATATACATGATACAATTCAGCCAATGAAGCAGTTAATCTAAACTACCTTTAGATTAACcttaaatttataaatatagcaaaaagtaatgaaaatgtatgtatgtatgtatgtatgtatgtatggatggatggttgaaaggatggatggatggatatttggCTTTCAGAGTACTACAGACTGTTTCGTTAATACACAACTCCAATCATACAGTGATGTAGTCTTTGTAGTGCTTGATATTTTTTTGCTCTTGAAACTGAAGGTCATCATCAAAGACAGTCCATGTAAGTTTGCATGTGTTAAAGAAATTTAGAGATACTGAAAAAACTAGAGTGAACCTACTCGGGTCTCCCTGTATATCTGGAACTCTGGGGGTGGAGCCTAGAAAGGAGGAGAAACGTTAAGAGTTTGACCACAAACCTATGAAATCCCTGGAATCAGCTCTGGGTGTTTCCAGAAAGAAAAGGTTTCAGTAGCAGAGcgagaaaaaagagagcaaaacaaacaaactgcctCACCTAAATCAAAAGTCTTCCCTTCTGGCTTCCGCACTTCCTTTGGCTCTACTGTGAAATTAACATCACACAGATCACATCATAGCACCAAGCATCCAAGCGAGAGTATTATCACTGAGCTCTCAATAGCTCAACAAAATTGAGTGTAGGTTGATTTGAAAAGAGGTTATCTCAGCCC
The Tachysurus fulvidraco isolate hzauxx_2018 chromosome 7, HZAU_PFXX_2.0, whole genome shotgun sequence DNA segment above includes these coding regions:
- the vit gene encoding vitrin isoform X3, coding for MFRAPFITVCVGLLFIFSSKAKPNGKDKKAKQVVPDIECDVRAGKVTFPEFIVRCPSSCRESKEKVYGTSVFASISSICNAAIHNGVITNSGGKVIVKKMAGQAQYKGSFANGIRSLSLPTWRESFTVSVGKPQKGVIYPSTLEYSSSKSTTVTNSQPATPEPTTTILKPTTTTTTTTPPPTTTTTTTTTTTAKSRPVYRVRDAGNSHPYLAAAAGARQTQNAQAKVLSQAFRGGSTFAGRFSPRTNTAFSRVQPVQPERNQHTVNTNPVLARRKWTHPAYAQPDWFSGPRRPTDSSNSEPDTGYMWGNRDTGDTPAPDLRSDISKYESSYFEQTPPRPSDTDSVSRYLPETPHMRVEPKEVRKPEGKTFDLGSTPRVPDIQGDPNCKVDIAFLMDGSWSIGKRRFKIQKDFLAEVSQVINAGINGPMMGIIQYGDEPVTEFGLRQFYNSKELKPAIDKIAQKGGLSNVGKALSYINKHFFSDANGNRGGAPNVAVVLVDGWPTDKVEEASRLARESGINIFFVTIEGPDDSEKHNVVEANFVDKAVCRTNGFFSLPVNSWFALRKAAQPLVKRVCDTDRLVCSKTCLNANDIAFIIDGSSSVGTGNFRTVLQFVANVTREFEISDTDTRIGAVQYTYEQRLEFAFGQHNTKADVLNAIRHINYWSGGTSTGAAITYAAEKLFSKSKPNKRKIMIVITDGRSYDDVRAPALAVHRSGVIAYSIGIAWAAQDELEYIATDPDKDHSFFVDEFDNLYKYVPKIIQNICNEFNSQPRN
- the vit gene encoding vitrin isoform X8, whose product is MFRAPFITVCVGLLFIFSSKAKPNGKDKKAKQVVPDIECDVRAGKVTFPEFIVRCPSSCRESKEKVYGTSVFASISSICNAAIHNGVITNSGGKVIVKKMAGQAQYKGSFANGIRSLSLPTWRESFTVSVGKPQKGVIYPSTLEYSSSKSTTVTNSQPATPEPTTTILKPTTTTTTTTPPPTTTTTTTTTTTAKSRPVYRVRDAGNSHPYLAAAAGARQTQNAQAKVLSQAFRGGSTFAGRFSPRTNTAFSRVQPVQPERNQHTVNTNPAPRPSDTDSVSRYLPETPHMRVEPKEVRKPEGKTFDLGSTPRVPDIQGDPNCKVDIAFLMDGSWSIGKRRFKIQKDFLAEVSQVINAGINGPMMGIIQYGDEPVTEFGLRQFYNSKELKPAIDKIAQKGGLSNVGKALSYINKHFFSDANGNRGGAPNVAVVLVDGWPTDKVEEASRLARESGINIFFVTIEGPDDSEKHNVVEANFVDKAVCRTNGFFSLPVNSWFALRKAAQPLVKRVCDTDRLVCSKTCLNANDIAFIIDGSSSVGTGNFRTVLQFVANVTREFEISDTDTRIGAVQYTYEQRLEFAFGQHNTKADVLNAIRHINYWSGGTSTGAAITYAAEKLFSKSKPNKRKIMIVITDGRSYDDVRAPALAVHRSGVIAYSIGIAWAAQDELEYIATDPDKDHSFFVDEFDNLYKYVPKIIQNICNEFNSQPRN
- the vit gene encoding vitrin isoform X9, giving the protein MFRAPFITVCVGLLFIFSSKAKPNGKDKKAKQVVPDIECDVRAGKVTFPEFIVRCPSSCRESKEKVYGTSVFASISSICNAAIHNGVITNSGGKVIVKKMAGQAQYKGSFANGIRSLSLPTWRESFTVSVGKPQKGVIYPSTLEYSSSKSTTVTNSQPATPEPTTTILKPTTTTTTTTPPPTTTTTTTTTTTAKSRPVYRVRDAGNSHPYLAAAAGARQTQNAQAKVLSQAFRGGSTFAGRFSPRTNTAPDLRSDISKYESSYFEQTPPRPSDTDSVSRYLPETPHMRVEPKEVRKPEGKTFDLGSTPRVPDIQGDPNCKVDIAFLMDGSWSIGKRRFKIQKDFLAEVSQVINAGINGPMMGIIQYGDEPVTEFGLRQFYNSKELKPAIDKIAQKGGLSNVGKALSYINKHFFSDANGNRGGAPNVAVVLVDGWPTDKVEEASRLARESGINIFFVTIEGPDDSEKHNVVEANFVDKAVCRTNGFFSLPVNSWFALRKAAQPLVKRVCDTDRLVCSKTCLNANDIAFIIDGSSSVGTGNFRTVLQFVANVTREFEISDTDTRIGAVQYTYEQRLEFAFGQHNTKADVLNAIRHINYWSGGTSTGAAITYAAEKLFSKSKPNKRKIMIVITDGRSYDDVRAPALAVHRSGVIAYSIGIAWAAQDELEYIATDPDKDHSFFVDEFDNLYKYVPKIIQNICNEFNSQPRN